A stretch of Lathyrus oleraceus cultivar Zhongwan6 chromosome 6, CAAS_Psat_ZW6_1.0, whole genome shotgun sequence DNA encodes these proteins:
- the LOC127097731 gene encoding protein virilizer homolog isoform X6 yields the protein MLSSAEVLLRKLLKLMNSRGPIEDPSPVACASRSLITGQTDGLLSYKTTSNLISSSSCCFSDWDIDTHLLGLLKERGFLSLSTALLSSSILRVERGHVMEIFMDVTSSIEAVILSFLFCRSGLIFLLQDPELSSTLIRAFRGGHHGNKEDSIPLRYASVLISKGFFCSPLEIGTIIGMHLKMVNVIDRLLSSNPQSEEFLWVVWELSALSRSDCGRQALFSFGNFPEAVSILIEALSSTKESESDGKNSGSLPVNLTIFHSVAEIIEAIVTDSTSSSLGSWIGHATELHRALHFSSPGSNRKDAPSRLLEWIDAGVVYNKHGGIGLLRYAALLASGGDAQLTSTSVLVSDLTDVENVVGESSGGSDINVMENLGKFTSEKSFDGVTLRDSSLSQLTTALRILSFISENPSMQTVAASLYDEGAVTVIYAILVNCRFMLERSSNNYDYLVDEGTECNATSDLLLERNRELSIVDLLVPSLMLLITLLQKLQEAKEQHRNTKLMNALLRVHREISPKLAACAAELSSPYPDYAIGYGAVCHLIASSLAFWPVYGWSPGLYHTLLASVQGTSLLTLGPKETCSLLYLLIDLFPEEDIWLWIGGMPLLTTRRMLAVGTLLGPQKEKHVNWYLESGSLGKLISQLSPHLDKIAEIVQHHAISALVVIQDLLRVFVTRIAFQNVTYASMLLQPILSSISSHVSESSPSDTDAYKVLRLLDFLVSLLEHPLGKGLLLRLGTLETLTKVLDRSLVIVDGKPTPDGRSSVKYNFNFFSWCLPVFKFIMLLFNSETSQYYSRRHDSSNFFEKMKDEDYALILPYLLKSCQVLPVGKELLACLIAFKELASCSKGQMTFEAVLSGIHYNAREHDQKDDMDVNYNIPSMAEWKKCPPLLSCWMKLLRSIDTMEGLSPYAIEAVYALSVGSLQFCMNGDSLFSDRVLALKYLFGLSDDVTRSLDFPEENINCILDLSTMLSSKATVDDCLVTSHLQIPLYQVSETVKSLYLVLQRPVDSMELGDVVLPQNDVLDFPKALHMLENSVEKIDNYLDVGGLGDKFLWECPETLPDRLTQTNLAAKKKLSAMDGPVRRGRGESFQADVSAFSRGLAPSTVSSGPTRRDSFRQRKPNTSRPPSMHVDDYVARERNVDGITNVIAVPRTGSTGGRPPSIHVDEFMARQRERQNPSATVVGEAVGHLKNASPVKASDVEKSNKSKQLKTDLDDDLQGIDIVFDGEESDSDDKLSFLQLDDNLQQPAPVIVEQSSPHSIVEETESDAVDSSQFSRMGTPLGSNIDENVQSEFSSKMSGSRPDMSLTRESSVSSDRKYGEQADDTKNALQAKISGGYDSATTNSSFPVPLYNNPPTSMQLPVDSRIASQNFFLKNSPQHGGIATGSQGQYDPRFFPNQPPLPPMPPPPTISPVMSNGIDSLHSQSSSFANSPAGARRSVTFQGPSDYLSPFNNGSTASPFASSVPMPDSKYSRNSISSPSGPSRLAPPLPPTPPPYASSPYNLPSIKTPVSQPAPYNQASIGNTEHSQASIAPSGARLSSYPLNSSMMSLGYNRPASMPMTVFGNASNQQQNESQSSFLQSISVPQASFQSMHSVPQLQPLQPPQLPRPPQPPQLPRPPVQALQQLEQGMAVPSNVQVHELQMLQRSQVSSMQTYYQTQQQQFSHEQQQQQVQHTQQTGDAQSQELSNAGMSLHEYFKSPEAIQSLLSDRDKLCQLLEQQPKLMQMLQERLGQM from the exons ATGCTTAGTTCTGCTGAAGTTCTGCTCAGAAAGCTCCTG AAATTGATGAATTCACGTGGTCCAATTGAAGATCCTTCTCCCGTGGCTTGTGCAAGTAGATCCCTGATTACTGGTCAAACAGATGGATTGTTGTCATATAAAACAACTTCCAACTTGATCAGTTCTTCGAGTTGTTGCTTTTCAGATTGGGATATCGATACACATTTACTTGGATTGTTAAAG GAGAGGGGATTTCTTTCATTATCAACTGCGCTGTTGTCATCATCTATACTGCGGGTGGAAAGGGGTCATGTCATGGAGATATTCATGGATGTCACATCATCTATTGAGGCTGTGATTCTATCATTTCTTTTTTGTCGTTCAG GCTTGATATTCCTATTACAGGATCCCGAACTTTCTAGTACTTTAATCCGTGCCTTTAGGGGTGGTCATCACGGCAACAAGGAAGATAGTATTCCGCTTCGCTATGCTTCCGTTTTGATATCAAAGGGTTTCTTTTGTAGTCCACTGGAGATAGGAACAATAATTGGGATGCATCTAAAAATG GTTAATGTGATTGATCGTTTGCTTTCATCAAATCCACAATCGGAAGAGTTCTTATGGGTTGTGTGGGAACTGTCTGCTCTCTCAAG GTCTGATTGTGGGCGTCAAGCACTGTTTTCTTTTGGAAACTTTCCAGAG GCTGTTTCCATCTTGATTGAAGCATTAAGTTCTACCAAGGAATCTGAATCCGATGGGAAAAACAGCG GATCTTTACCTGTAAATCTTACAATATTTCATTCAGTTGCTGAGATTATTGAAGCTATTGTTACTGATTCCACATCATCATCTTTGGGCTCTTGGATTGGACATGCTACAGAACTTCATAGGGCTCTGCATTTCTCTTCTCCTGGTTCTAACAGAAAAGATGCTCCCTCACGTCTGTTGGAATGGATAGATGCTGGTGTAGTATATAACAAACATGGGGGTATTGGTCTCCTACGTTATGCTGCTCTATTGGCTTCTGGAGGAGATGCCCAGTTAACTTCAACTAGTGTCCTAGTTTCAGATTTGACTGATGTTGAAAATGTTGTTGGAGAGTCTTCTGGTGGCTCTGATATTAATGTCATGGAGAATCTTGGGAAGTTCACATCTGAGAAGTCTTTTGATGGCGTTACTCTTCGTGATTCTTCTCTGTCACAGTTAACAACAGCATTGAGGATTTTGTCTTTTATTTCTGAGAACCCT TCTATGCAGACTGTTGCCGCGTCTCTCTATGATGAAGGTGCTGTTACAGTTATTTATGCCATTTTGGTCAACTGCCGATTTATGCTTGAGAGGTCCTCAAACAATTATG ATTACCTTGTAGACGAGGGTACCGAGTGCAATGCTACATCAGACTTACTATTGGAACGCAATCGTGAGCTGAGCATAGTTGATCTCTTGGTTCCTTCACTTATGCTACTGATTACACTTCTGCAGAAATTACAG GAAGCAAAGGAACAACACCGAAATACAAAATTAATGAATGCTCTTTTAAGAGTACACAGGGAAATAAG CCCCAAGCTAGCTGCATGTGCTGCAGAGTTATCATCTCCGTATCCTGATTACGCGATAGGTTATGGAGCTGTCTGTCATTTGATTGCATCTTCCCTTGCCTTTTGGCCAGTATATGGCTGGAGTCCAGGTCTTTATCACACTCTTCTTGCCAGCGTTCAGGGTACTTCATTGTTGACTCTAGGTCCAAAAGAAACATGCAGTTTGCTCTATCTTTTG ATTGATTTGTTTCCCGAGGAAGATATATGGCTCTGGATTGGTGGAATGCCTTTGTTAACTACACGAAGGATGTTGGCTGTTGGAACCCTATTAGGGCCTCAGAAGGAGAAGCATGTCAACTGGTATTTGGAATCTGGATCCCTTGGGAAGCTGATTAGCCAATTGTCACCACACCTTGACAAAATTGCTGAGATTGTACAGCACCATGCTATTTCT GCATTAGTAGTCATTCAAGATCTGCTGCGTGTTTTTGTAACTCGCATTGCTTTCCAAAATGTTACTTATGCATCTATGCTTTTACAACCAATATTGTCATCGATCAGTAGTCATGTTTCAGAATCATCCCCATCAGATACTGATGCATACAAG GTTTTGAGGCTTCTTGATTTTCTTGTCAGCCTATTAGAGCACCCACTTGGAAAG GGCCTATTGCTGAGACTGGGCACTCTTGAGACACTAACAAAAGTACTGGATAGATCTCTTGTCATTGTTGATGGAAAGCCAACTCCTGATGGTAGAAGTTCTGTAAAGTACAACTTTAATTTTTTTAGTTGGTGTCTCCCGGTGTTCAAGTTTATCATGCTTCTTTTTAATTCTGAAACTTCCCAATATTACTCCCGAAGACATGACTC CAGTAACTTTTTTGAAAAGATGAAAGATGAAGATTATGCCCTCATTTTACCTTATCTTTTGAAGAGTTGCCAG GTCCTACCTGTTGGAAAAGAGTTACTTGCTTGTCTTATAGCTTTCAAAGAATTAGCTTCATGTAGTAAAGGTCAAATGACATTTGAAGCAGTTCTTTCCGGCATCCATTATAATGCTCGTGAGCATGATCAGAAAGATGATATGGATGTAAACTATAATATTCCTAGTATGGCAGAATGGAAAAAATGCCCTCCTTTACTTAGCTGTTGGATGAAGTTGTTGAGATCAATTGACACAATGGAGGGTTTGTCGCCTTATGCAATTGAAGCTGTCTATGCTTTATCTGTGGGGTCTCTACAGTTTTGCATGAATGGGGACAG TTTGTTTTCCGACAGAGTTCTCGCATTGAAGTACCTCTTTGGACTTTCTGACGATGTGACAAGATCACTCGATTTTCCTGAAGAAAATATAAACTGCATACTAGATTTGAGTACTATGTTAAGTTCAAAGGCTACTGTGGATGATTGTTTGGTCACCTCTCACTTGCAAATCCCGTTATACCAG GTTTCTGAGACAGTGAAATCATTGTACTTAGTATTGCAAAGGCCTGTTGATTCCATGGAGTTGGGTGATGTTGTTTTACCTCAAAATGACGTTTTAGATTTTCCAAAGGCACTTCACATGCTTGAAAACAGTGTTGAAAAGATCGACAATTATCTCGACGTTGGAGGACTTGGTGACAAATTTCTTTGGGAGTGTCCAGAAACGTTACCTGATAGATTAACACAAACAAATCTGGCTGCCAAAAAGAAATTGTCAGCAATGGATGGACCAGTGAGGCGAGGCAGAGGAGAAAGTTTTCAAGCTGATGTTTCTGCTTTTTCGCGTGGCTTAGCACCGTCTACTGTTTCCTCGGGTCCTACGCGTAGAGATTCCTTCCGGCAGCGCAAGCCGAATACCAGCAGACCACCATCTATGCACGTGGATGACTATGTGGCTAGGGAGAGAAATGTTGATGGGATTACCAATGTAATAGCAGTGCCACGAACAGGATCTACTGGTGGGAGACCCCCATCAATCCATGTGGATGAATTTATGGCCAGACAAAGGGAACGTCAGAACCCTTCAGCAACAGTAGTGGGAGAAGCCGTGGGACATCTAAAAAATGCTTCTCCTGTGAAAGCTTCAGATGTAGAGAAGTCAAACAAATCTAAGCAATTAAAAACAGATCTTGATGATGATCTTCAAGGAATTGATATAGTTTTTGATGGAGAGGAGTCTGACTCTGATGACAAATTGTCTTTCCTTCAACTGGATGATAATTTACAGCAGCCTGCCCCAGTTATTGTTGAGCAAAGCTCTCCCCACTCAATTGTTGAAGAGACAGAAAGTGATGCTGTTGATAGTAGCCAATTTTCTCGCATGGGTACCCCATTAGGATCTAACATCGATGAAAATGTCCAGAGTGAATTTTCTTCAAAGATGTCTGGTTCACGACCTGATATGTCATTGACTCGTGAATCAAGTGTCTCTTCAGACAGGAAATATGGCGAGCAGGCTGACGACACAAAGAATGCTCTTCAAGCAAAGATATCTGGTGGATATGATTCTGCAACAACAAATAGTTCGTTCCCAGTGCCTCTTTACAACAATCCACCAACATCTATGCAATTACCAGTTGATTCAAGGATTGCTTCTCAGAATTTCTTTTTAAAGAACAGTCCCCAACATGGTGGAATTGCTACAGGTTCTCAAGGACAGTATGACCCGAGATTTTTTCCGAACCAACCTCCTTTACCGCCCATGCCACCACCACCAACAATCTCACCTGTAATGTCAAATGGTATCGATTCATTGCATAGTCAATCATCCTCATTCGCTAATTCTCCAGCAGGTGCACGCCGTTCAGTTACATTTCAA GGACCATCAGATTATTTATCTCCATTCAACAACGGTTCAACTGCATCACCATTTGCATCTTCTGTTCCCATGCCAGATTCCAAATATTCTAGGAATTCTATATCTTCCCCTAGTGGACCTAGTAGACTTGCTCCTCCCCTGCCTCCTACACCACCTCCTTATGCATCTAGTCCATATAATTTACCATCTATCAAAACTCCTGTCTCACAACCTGCTCCATATAATCAAGCAAGTATTGGGAATACTGAACATTCTCAGGCCTCTATTGCTCCTTCAGGAGCCAGATTGTCATCCTACCCTTTAAATTCTTCGATGATGTCCTTGGGGTACAATAGGCCAGCTTCTATGCCAATGACTGTCTTCGGTAACGCCTCAAATCAGCAACAGAATGAGAGCCAGTCAAGCTTCTTGCAGAGTATCTCTGTCCCCCAAGCTTCCTTTCAGTCAATGCATTCAGTTCCACAGTTGCAGCCACTGCAGCCCCCCCAGCTTCCACGCCCTCCACAACCACCTCAGCTTCCTAGGCCTCCTGTTCAAGCTTTACAGCAGTTGGAACAAGGGATGGCCGTACCGAGCAATGTTCAAGTGCATGAGTTACAGATGCTGCAACGGTCTCAAGTTTCTTCAATGCAGACATATTATCAAACCCAGCAGCAACAATTTTCACATGAGCAGCAACAGCAGCAAGTTCAACATACTCAACAAACGGGGGATGCTCAATCACAGGAGCTTTCAAATGCTGGAATGTCATTACACGAGTATTTTAAGTCTCCAGAGGCCATTCAG TCTTTGTTGAGTGACCGCGACAAACTTTGCCAGCTGTTGGAGCAGCAACCAAAATTAATGCAGATGCTACAG GAAAGGTTAGGCCAGATGTAG